A DNA window from Sulfitobacter sp. BSw21498 contains the following coding sequences:
- a CDS encoding ABC transporter ATP-binding protein, producing MTDTPLLALSGLTKAYPGVVANDDVSLRIAPGEVHALLGENGAGKSTLVKMIYGLVKPDSGTMQMHGTSFAPQEPRAARAAGVGMVFQHFSLFDALSVAENIALGMENAPKLRALSKQIRDVSEAYGLPLAPDRIVGDLSAGERQRVEIIRCLLQDPKLLIMDEPTSVLTPQEVEILFKTLRKLSAEGTAILYISHKLEEIRSLCDSATILRLGKVVGHCTPSETTARDMAEMMVGSTLKTPTRAGKTPGAVKLDLMGLSAASPSSFGMPLRDITVQVRAGEILGIGGVAGNGQDELLSALSGELLTAAGMVGFDGQDVGQMGPTARRRLGILTAPEERLGHAAAPDMSLTENAMLTGAVRENLERRGMLNWPAAKRFAERIIADFDVRTPGPGNAARSLSGGNLQKFVIGREVLQRPQVLVVNQPTWGVDASAAAAIRQALLDLAENGTAVIVISQDLDELMEISDRFAALNEGRLSEPRPAQGLTVDEIGLMMGGANGMEVAHV from the coding sequence ATGACCGACACGCCCCTTCTGGCGCTTTCCGGGCTGACCAAAGCCTACCCCGGTGTTGTCGCCAATGATGACGTGTCATTGCGCATTGCGCCGGGCGAAGTTCATGCGTTGTTGGGGGAAAACGGCGCCGGCAAGTCGACGCTGGTCAAGATGATTTATGGGTTGGTCAAACCCGACAGCGGCACGATGCAGATGCACGGCACCAGCTTTGCCCCGCAAGAACCCCGTGCCGCCCGCGCCGCGGGCGTGGGCATGGTGTTCCAGCATTTTTCCCTATTTGACGCGCTGAGCGTGGCAGAAAACATCGCCCTCGGGATGGAGAACGCGCCCAAGCTGCGCGCCCTCAGCAAGCAAATCCGCGACGTGTCAGAGGCCTACGGCCTGCCCCTGGCCCCCGACCGGATCGTCGGCGACCTATCCGCAGGCGAACGCCAACGGGTCGAGATTATTCGATGTCTGCTGCAAGACCCCAAGCTGTTGATCATGGATGAACCCACCAGCGTTCTGACACCACAAGAGGTTGAAATCCTGTTCAAAACCCTGCGCAAGCTCAGCGCCGAGGGCACCGCGATCTTGTATATCTCCCATAAGCTCGAAGAGATCCGCAGCCTGTGCGACAGCGCGACGATCCTGCGCTTGGGCAAAGTTGTGGGCCATTGCACCCCGTCGGAAACGACAGCGCGGGACATGGCAGAAATGATGGTGGGCAGCACGCTCAAGACGCCGACGCGGGCGGGCAAGACACCCGGCGCGGTGAAGCTTGACCTCATGGGGCTCTCTGCGGCCTCGCCCAGTTCATTCGGCATGCCGCTGCGTGATATTACCGTGCAAGTCCGCGCAGGCGAGATTTTGGGTATCGGCGGTGTCGCGGGCAACGGGCAAGATGAACTGCTGTCGGCGCTGTCGGGCGAGCTGCTGACCGCCGCTGGCATGGTCGGGTTCGACGGACAGGACGTGGGCCAGATGGGCCCCACAGCGCGCCGCCGCCTGGGCATACTCACCGCGCCCGAAGAACGTCTGGGCCATGCCGCCGCCCCCGATATGTCGCTGACCGAGAACGCAATGCTGACCGGAGCCGTGCGCGAAAACCTTGAGCGTCGCGGAATGTTGAACTGGCCCGCCGCCAAGCGTTTTGCCGAACGCATTATCGCCGATTTCGACGTCCGCACGCCTGGCCCCGGCAATGCCGCGCGGTCGCTGTCGGGCGGGAACCTGCAAAAATTCGTCATCGGCCGCGAGGTGTTGCAACGACCGCAGGTGCTGGTGGTCAACCAGCCGACATGGGGCGTGGATGCCTCTGCCGCGGCCGCGATCCGGCAAGCGCTGCTGGATCTGGCCGAAAACGGCACGGCGGTGATCGTGATCAGTCAGGATCTGGACGAGCTGATGGAGATATCGGACCGCTTTGCCGCCCTGAACGAGGGCCGCCTGTCAGAGCCACGTCCGGCACAGGGCCTGACTGTGGACGAGATCGGATTGATGATGGGCGGGGCCAATGGGATGGAGGTGGCGCATGTTTGA
- the xdhC gene encoding xanthine dehydrogenase accessory protein XdhC, with protein MPFDRAALSQAVAAHGDVARIVVVQVKGSAPRPAGTSMLVWDGGALGTIGGGQLELQSMRDAAMMLAGGPRSKLTRAALGPAMNQCCGGAVTVVIEVFDAVTLDALSDTYPDIYLRAIDPAAPPLADSFRAKIDRASGSATPLAITLHGGWLAEPLWQPSRHVVIHGAGHVGSALARILAPLPQFRVTLADPRPGYLDNLPEGVTGVDGPWGVALHNADSDAAHFIMTPAHDDDLDLCHRLLQRDFGFGGLIGSDTKWARFRSRLAALGHAPEQIARITCPIGARQFGKHPQAIALGVATQLLQFDPARTNKQPSLTQKERCA; from the coding sequence ATGCCCTTTGACCGCGCAGCCCTGTCCCAAGCGGTCGCAGCGCATGGCGATGTCGCGCGCATCGTTGTGGTGCAGGTCAAAGGGTCTGCCCCACGTCCGGCGGGCACATCGATGCTGGTCTGGGACGGCGGGGCCTTGGGTACCATCGGCGGTGGCCAGCTCGAGCTGCAATCCATGCGCGACGCCGCCATGATGCTGGCGGGTGGCCCCCGCAGCAAACTGACCCGCGCGGCCCTTGGTCCCGCAATGAACCAATGTTGTGGCGGGGCGGTGACCGTGGTGATCGAGGTTTTCGATGCCGTCACGCTGGACGCCTTGTCCGACACCTACCCCGACATCTATCTGCGCGCGATTGATCCGGCCGCCCCGCCCCTTGCCGACAGCTTTCGCGCCAAAATCGACCGTGCCAGTGGCAGCGCGACACCGCTGGCCATTACCCTGCACGGCGGTTGGCTGGCAGAGCCGTTGTGGCAGCCCTCGCGTCATGTGGTCATCCACGGCGCAGGCCATGTCGGCAGCGCGCTGGCGCGCATTCTGGCCCCCTTGCCGCAGTTCCGCGTCACACTGGCCGACCCGCGCCCCGGATATCTGGATAACCTGCCCGAAGGCGTCACCGGCGTGGATGGCCCTTGGGGTGTCGCGCTGCACAACGCCGACAGCGACGCCGCGCATTTCATCATGACACCGGCGCATGATGACGATCTGGACCTGTGCCACCGCCTGCTGCAACGCGATTTTGGCTTTGGCGGATTGATCGGGTCGGACACAAAATGGGCGCGGTTCCGCAGCCGTTTGGCCGCCCTTGGTCATGCGCCCGAACAGATCGCCCGCATCACCTGCCCCATCGGCGCGCGGCAATTTGGCAAGCATCCTCAAGCGATTGCCCTCGGAGTAGCTACGCAACTCTTGCAATTTGACCCTGCCCGCACGAATAAACAGCCAAGTTTGACACAAAAGGAACGCTGCGCATGA
- a CDS encoding ABC transporter permease: MDLSAINPILFVAGFLVAATPLIFAALGELVVEKSGVLNLGVEGMMIIGAICGFATAVETGSPLLGFAAAAVGGALLSLLFAFLTQITLANQVASGLALTLFGLGFSALLGQSYVGVKPPRLPDVNFGPLHDIPVIGPIFFSHDIILYLGFALVVAVWAVLKFTRMGLILRAVGESHEAAHALGYKVVRIRTLAIMFGGACAGLGGAYISLIRVPQWTEGMTAGVGWIALALVVFASWKPWRLLLGAYLFGGITQLQLNLQGAGVAIPVEYLAMSPYIITILVLVILSADKSAAPASLGRIFHASN, translated from the coding sequence ATGGATCTGTCTGCAATCAATCCGATCCTCTTTGTCGCGGGCTTTCTGGTGGCGGCGACGCCGCTGATCTTTGCCGCACTCGGAGAGCTGGTGGTCGAGAAATCCGGCGTGCTGAACCTTGGCGTCGAAGGGATGATGATCATCGGTGCGATCTGCGGTTTTGCCACTGCCGTTGAAACCGGATCGCCGCTGCTGGGTTTTGCCGCCGCGGCCGTGGGTGGGGCGTTGTTGAGCCTGCTGTTCGCCTTCCTGACGCAGATCACACTGGCCAATCAGGTCGCATCGGGCTTGGCGCTGACGCTGTTCGGGCTGGGGTTTTCGGCTTTGCTGGGGCAAAGCTATGTCGGGGTAAAACCGCCGCGCCTGCCGGATGTGAATTTCGGGCCCCTGCATGACATCCCCGTCATCGGGCCGATTTTCTTTTCCCATGATATCATCTTGTACCTTGGCTTTGCGCTGGTCGTCGCGGTCTGGGCCGTGTTGAAATTCACCCGCATGGGGCTGATCCTGCGCGCTGTAGGTGAAAGCCACGAGGCCGCCCACGCCCTTGGCTATAAAGTCGTGCGGATACGGACACTGGCGATCATGTTTGGCGGGGCCTGTGCCGGATTGGGCGGTGCCTATATCAGCCTGATCCGTGTGCCCCAATGGACCGAAGGCATGACCGCAGGTGTGGGCTGGATCGCGCTTGCGCTTGTGGTCTTTGCCAGCTGGAAGCCATGGCGGCTTTTGCTGGGTGCCTATCTTTTTGGCGGTATCACTCAGCTTCAACTAAATCTGCAGGGTGCCGGCGTTGCTATTCCCGTAGAGTATCTGGCAATGTCACCCTACATCATCACCATCCTTGTACTGGTGATCCTTTCTGCGGATAAAAGCGCTGCTCCGGCATCGCTGGGCCGCATTTTCCACGCCTCAAACTAG
- the xdhB gene encoding xanthine dehydrogenase molybdopterin binding subunit, whose amino-acid sequence MSVAKSLPHDAAKLHVTGAARYVDDIPTPATTLHIAFGLSTVAAGTLDGMDLRDVAAAPGVVAVLTAADLPFDNDVSPSNHDEPLLATDAVHYAGQPVFMVVATTHLAARHAARLGYLDITPTSPILTIEEALAAESRFEDGPRIYQKGDAAAALTTAPKSLSGTINIGGQEHFYLEGQAALALPQDNGDMVVHSSTQHPTEIQHKVAEALGKPMHAVRVETRRMGGGFGGKESQGNALAVACAVAAARTGRPCKMRYDRDDDMIVTGKRHDFRIDYTVGFDTEGRISALDFTHYTRCGWAMDLSLPVADRAMLHADNAYNLDNIRITSHRLRTNTQSATAFRGFGGPQGIVGIERVMDHIAQSLGLDPLTVRRANFYADVMQPDAIGQAHDDRAVPDAAADLASRGAPPAPQDGTPPKPKDAQTTPYHQPVQDCIINALTDRLAQTSDYAARRAAIADWNVTQPILKRGIALTPVKFGISFTLTHLNQAGALVHVYQDGSIHLNHGGTEMGQGLFQKVAQVAASRFGVELSAVKITATDTGKVPNTSATAASSGTDLNGMAVQAACDTIRDRIADHLAERYQTTLDQVRFADGQVQIGEEAISFAQAAASAYENRVSLSSTGYYKTPEIEWDRIAGKGRPFFYFAYGAAVTEVVIDTLTGENRILRADILHDAGASLNPALDIGQIEGGYVQGAGWLTTEELVWDDKGTLKTHAPSTYKIPAISDRPDVFNVALWDEPNPAQTVYRSKAVGEPPLMLGISAFMALSDAVSACGDGFGDLQTPATAEAVLTAIGNARNAL is encoded by the coding sequence ATGAGCGTTGCTAAATCCCTCCCCCATGACGCCGCCAAGCTCCATGTGACGGGGGCCGCGCGCTACGTCGATGACATCCCGACACCGGCCACAACGCTGCACATCGCCTTTGGCCTTAGCACTGTTGCCGCGGGCACACTTGATGGCATGGACCTGCGCGATGTCGCAGCCGCCCCCGGTGTGGTGGCGGTGCTGACGGCGGCAGATCTGCCGTTTGACAATGACGTGTCGCCCTCCAACCATGACGAACCCCTGCTGGCCACCGACGCGGTACATTACGCGGGCCAGCCTGTGTTCATGGTTGTCGCGACGACCCACCTTGCGGCACGCCACGCGGCGCGGCTTGGGTATCTAGACATCACACCGACCTCCCCAATCCTTACCATTGAAGAGGCGCTGGCCGCTGAGTCCCGCTTCGAAGACGGCCCCCGCATCTACCAAAAAGGCGACGCCGCAGCCGCCCTGACCACGGCCCCCAAAAGCCTGAGCGGGACGATCAATATTGGTGGGCAGGAGCATTTCTATCTGGAAGGTCAGGCCGCACTCGCGCTGCCGCAAGACAATGGCGACATGGTCGTCCATTCCTCGACCCAGCACCCGACCGAGATCCAGCACAAAGTGGCAGAGGCCCTAGGCAAACCCATGCACGCAGTGCGGGTCGAGACGCGGCGCATGGGTGGTGGCTTTGGCGGCAAGGAAAGTCAGGGCAACGCGCTCGCCGTGGCCTGCGCCGTAGCCGCCGCGCGCACAGGACGCCCCTGCAAAATGCGCTATGACCGTGACGACGACATGATCGTCACTGGCAAGCGTCATGATTTCCGCATCGACTATACCGTCGGCTTTGACACCGAGGGCCGGATCAGCGCGCTGGATTTCACCCATTACACCCGCTGTGGCTGGGCAATGGACCTGTCCTTGCCCGTGGCGGATCGTGCGATGCTGCACGCGGATAATGCCTATAACCTTGATAACATCCGCATCACCTCGCACCGGTTGCGCACCAACACCCAAAGCGCCACGGCGTTTCGCGGCTTTGGCGGGCCTCAAGGGATCGTGGGGATCGAGCGGGTGATGGACCATATCGCACAATCACTCGGCCTTGATCCACTGACGGTGCGGCGGGCGAATTTCTATGCTGATGTGATGCAGCCTGATGCGATCGGTCAGGCCCATGACGACCGCGCCGTGCCCGATGCAGCGGCCGACCTTGCCTCGCGCGGCGCGCCGCCTGCACCACAAGACGGCACGCCACCCAAGCCTAAAGATGCGCAAACCACGCCCTACCACCAACCCGTGCAAGACTGCATTATCAACGCGCTCACCGACCGGCTGGCCCAAACCTCGGACTATGCTGCCCGCCGCGCTGCGATTGCGGATTGGAACGTGACCCAGCCGATCCTGAAACGCGGTATCGCGCTGACGCCGGTGAAATTCGGCATCTCTTTTACGCTCACCCACCTCAATCAGGCGGGGGCGCTGGTGCATGTGTATCAGGACGGGTCGATCCACCTGAACCACGGCGGGACGGAAATGGGCCAAGGCCTTTTCCAAAAGGTCGCGCAAGTTGCGGCAAGCCGCTTTGGCGTCGAATTGTCAGCAGTCAAGATCACCGCGACGGACACGGGTAAAGTGCCCAACACCTCGGCCACGGCGGCGTCTTCGGGGACGGACCTGAACGGCATGGCGGTGCAAGCGGCCTGCGACACAATCCGCGACCGCATCGCCGACCATCTGGCCGAACGCTATCAGACAACGCTAGATCAGGTGCGCTTTGCCGACGGGCAGGTGCAGATCGGGGAGGAGGCCATTAGCTTTGCCCAAGCTGCCGCCTCTGCCTATGAAAACCGCGTCTCACTGTCATCGACAGGCTACTACAAGACACCGGAGATCGAATGGGACCGCATCGCAGGCAAGGGCCGCCCGTTCTTCTATTTTGCTTACGGTGCCGCAGTCACCGAAGTGGTGATCGACACGCTGACCGGCGAAAACAGGATCCTACGCGCCGACATTTTGCATGATGCGGGCGCGTCGCTGAACCCCGCGCTGGACATCGGCCAGATCGAAGGCGGCTATGTGCAGGGCGCGGGCTGGCTCACGACTGAAGAACTGGTCTGGGACGACAAAGGCACGCTGAAAACCCACGCGCCGTCGACCTATAAGATCCCCGCCATCTCTGACCGGCCCGATGTGTTCAATGTGGCGCTCTGGGACGAACCCAACCCCGCGCAAACGGTCTATCGTTCAAAAGCGGTGGGAGAACCGCCACTGATGCTGGGGATCTCAGCCTTCATGGCGCTGTCGGATGCGGTCAGCGCCTGTGGCGACGGATTTGGCGATCTGCAAACACCCGCAACAGCCGAAGCGGTACTGACCGCGATCGGGAATGCCCGCAATGCCCTTTGA
- a CDS encoding ABC transporter permease — protein MMRLEKRPQASRAFSYATPVLAVIATMVFGGALFAVLGKDPLASIMTIFWEPLFGDFAFYYRPQLLVKGAPLVLIAIGLSLGFKAGIWNIGAEGQYIMGALCGAGAGLAFYPTESVFIFPIMVLAGALGGWVWAMIPAVLKVKFGTNEILVSLMLVYVAEQFLASASLGLLKNPEGFGFPGSRNLQQYASAHNGELFAGSGMHWGVVAALIAVIFAYVLLARHRLGFAIRVTGEAPRAARFSGVNPTRLVLFCMGMSGLLAGLAGMFEVAGPAGQITIDFNVGYGFTAIIVAFLGRLHPVGILLAGGLMALTYIGGDIAQSQLGLPAAAIQVFQGMLLFFLLAFDLFTHYRLRLGRTEVA, from the coding sequence ATGATGCGGCTTGAGAAACGGCCTCAGGCCAGCCGGGCGTTTTCCTATGCCACGCCGGTTCTGGCGGTCATTGCCACGATGGTGTTTGGTGGCGCGTTGTTTGCGGTACTGGGCAAAGACCCGCTAGCGTCGATCATGACGATCTTTTGGGAACCTCTGTTCGGCGATTTCGCGTTTTATTACCGCCCGCAACTGCTGGTCAAAGGCGCGCCATTGGTCCTGATCGCCATCGGGCTGTCGCTGGGGTTCAAGGCGGGCATCTGGAACATCGGAGCCGAAGGCCAGTATATCATGGGTGCCCTTTGTGGGGCCGGGGCGGGTCTGGCGTTCTATCCGACAGAGAGCGTGTTTATCTTTCCGATCATGGTGCTCGCCGGGGCGCTTGGCGGTTGGGTCTGGGCCATGATCCCTGCCGTGCTGAAGGTGAAATTCGGCACGAATGAAATCCTAGTGTCGTTGATGCTGGTCTATGTCGCAGAGCAGTTCCTTGCGTCGGCCAGCCTTGGGTTGCTGAAAAACCCCGAAGGCTTTGGCTTTCCGGGCAGCCGCAACCTGCAGCAGTATGCATCAGCCCATAATGGCGAGCTGTTTGCCGGATCGGGCATGCATTGGGGTGTGGTCGCGGCCTTGATCGCAGTGATCTTTGCCTATGTGTTGCTGGCGCGGCACCGTCTGGGCTTTGCCATCCGCGTCACGGGCGAAGCACCCCGTGCGGCACGGTTTTCGGGTGTGAACCCGACACGGCTGGTGCTGTTTTGCATGGGCATGTCGGGGCTGCTGGCCGGTCTGGCAGGCATGTTCGAGGTCGCAGGCCCCGCAGGGCAGATCACCATCGATTTCAACGTCGGCTACGGGTTCACCGCGATCATCGTCGCCTTTCTGGGGCGGCTGCATCCGGTGGGCATCCTGCTGGCCGGTGGCCTGATGGCGCTGACCTATATCGGCGGTGATATCGCACAAAGCCAGTTGGGCCTGCCCGCCGCCGCCATTCAGGTATTTCAGGGGATGCTGCTGTTCTTCCTGCTCGCCTTTGATCTTTTCACCCATTACCGGCTGCGTCTTGGCCGGACGGAGGTCGCGTAA
- the xdhA gene encoding xanthine dehydrogenase small subunit, translating into MDITFLLNGEVVSLTGVSPTTTLLDWLRETRYLTGTKEGCNEGDCGACSVMISDDQGHRALNGCILFLPQINGKAVTTVEGLAAPDGSLHPVQQTMIDHHGSQCGFCTPGFAVTMATDHLNGSTDHDTTLAGNLCRCTGYAPIIRAAKAAEATPVPAHLRNLKLPDGPKSSGGPAQPDGGGQPPATSHPTTTDELARWYADHPDTTLIAGATDVGLWVTKQFRDLGPVVFLNQIPDLRGITDGGDHWRIGAATTISALEAHFAPLHPSLGAMLLRYGSAQVRNAATIGGNIANGSPIGDGPPALIAMGATLHLRHGDSSRSLPLENFFIDYGKQDRAPGEFVEAITVPKLPTAKDDTLRCYKISKRFDQDISALCGCINITREDDLITDARIAFGGMAGTPKRATQTEALLVNQSFDEATIRRAMDALALDYQPMTDMRASAQYRLLTAQNLLLRYLHDLNGVLTNLHEVTA; encoded by the coding sequence ATGGACATCACTTTTCTCCTCAACGGGGAAGTCGTGTCACTGACCGGCGTCTCTCCCACCACGACGCTGCTGGATTGGCTACGCGAAACCCGATATCTGACCGGCACCAAAGAAGGCTGCAACGAAGGCGATTGCGGCGCGTGTTCCGTGATGATCAGCGACGACCAGGGCCACCGTGCGCTGAACGGCTGCATCCTGTTCCTACCCCAGATCAATGGCAAGGCCGTCACCACCGTCGAAGGGCTTGCCGCGCCCGATGGCAGCTTGCATCCGGTGCAGCAAACCATGATCGACCACCATGGCAGCCAATGCGGCTTTTGCACACCGGGCTTTGCCGTCACCATGGCCACCGACCACCTGAACGGGTCCACCGACCACGACACGACGCTCGCCGGCAACCTGTGCCGTTGCACCGGCTACGCGCCAATCATTCGGGCTGCCAAAGCGGCCGAGGCAACCCCCGTGCCGGCCCACCTGAGAAACCTCAAACTTCCAGATGGCCCTAAATCCTCGGGGGGGCCGGCGCAGCCGGACGGGGGCGGACAGCCCCCTGCGACCTCGCACCCCACGACCACAGATGAACTAGCCCGCTGGTACGCCGATCACCCCGACACGACCTTGATCGCAGGGGCGACGGATGTGGGGCTTTGGGTCACCAAACAATTCCGCGATCTGGGGCCGGTGGTGTTTCTCAACCAGATCCCTGACCTGCGCGGCATCACCGATGGCGGCGATCATTGGCGCATCGGCGCAGCCACCACCATTTCAGCGCTCGAGGCGCATTTCGCACCGCTCCACCCCAGCCTTGGCGCGATGTTGCTGCGGTATGGCTCGGCGCAGGTGCGCAACGCGGCAACCATCGGGGGCAATATCGCCAATGGCTCGCCCATCGGGGACGGCCCTCCGGCACTCATCGCCATGGGGGCAACGCTGCACCTGCGCCACGGTGACAGCAGCCGCAGCCTACCGCTGGAAAATTTCTTTATCGACTACGGCAAGCAAGACCGCGCCCCCGGCGAATTTGTCGAGGCGATCACCGTGCCAAAGCTGCCAACTGCCAAGGATGACACGCTGCGCTGCTACAAAATCAGCAAACGCTTCGATCAGGACATCTCGGCGCTGTGCGGCTGTATCAACATCACCCGCGAGGATGACCTGATCACAGACGCACGCATCGCCTTTGGAGGTATGGCGGGCACGCCGAAACGGGCGACCCAGACCGAAGCGCTGCTGGTCAATCAATCCTTTGACGAGGCCACGATCCGCCGCGCCATGGATGCGCTGGCGCTGGATTACCAGCCGATGACCGACATGCGCGCCTCGGCGCAGTATCGTCTGCTCACCGCCCAGAACCTGCTGTTGCGCTATTTGCATGATCTAAATGGCGTGCTCACGAACCTGCACGAGGTGACAGCATGA